In Lewinellaceae bacterium, a single window of DNA contains:
- a CDS encoding 2-oxoacid:acceptor oxidoreductase family protein, whose protein sequence is MLEIRGHARGGQGMVTAFEILAKIFSKLGNFQVQAFPAFGVERTGAPIQAFLRVAKKEILNRSNIYHPHLVVVFDESLLEQVPVFDGLKEEGAVLVNTERPAADFAEPGRTAYTVPATRISLDLGLGSKSLPIVNAAMIGALARIFEVSLDVIQEAIRENVPAKPEANMEAAAKALRSVNGANGRNQFLIESLHALPQRASKKVADLKFDIPPEIAGLETPSWAEPSSKNKTGNWRLVTPSYGDRPAPCNSNCPAGTDVRGFVRLTSEKRYEEAFELINQFNPFPSICGRVCPNFCEQNCNRNELDRGVNIGAIERFLGDQASKARVEPAAVRHKERIAVIGSGPAGLTAALRLCEKGYATTVFEALSYAGGMMRTGIPRFRLPDEILAREIRRIEQKGVKIKLNKKVAVEELASRFDAVITATGSHIGSPLRIEGEEFARDGINFLREFKLDHDADGLRQGQEVAIIGGGNTAIDVARTVLRLGAKPTVYYRRTIREMPAIPQEVKEALLEGVHFEFLSAPIALAPAGPSKVALTLTRMEMGEPDESGRRRPIPVPGSERTILADRVIKAIGQRADLFALGPQPAEPKQGYLELESGTSVFCAGDMAWGGTVAEAIGSGNKVAEEVHAYLRGAPYHEEETLPEIVLPKDINYAYYLPMARHYNKLHHPKTLAGDFSEVARGMDEEEVVAETARCLHCGECFSCGNCYNYCPDAAIHIDEEGRLRIDYDYCKGCGICVRECPCSAMQFQLTEAVL, encoded by the coding sequence ATGTTAGAAATTCGCGGCCATGCCAGAGGCGGGCAAGGAATGGTGACCGCCTTCGAGATACTGGCCAAAATATTCAGCAAGCTTGGCAATTTCCAGGTCCAGGCTTTCCCCGCCTTCGGCGTTGAGCGAACCGGGGCGCCCATACAAGCCTTCCTCCGGGTAGCCAAAAAAGAGATTCTCAACCGAAGCAATATCTACCATCCCCACCTTGTTGTCGTCTTCGATGAAAGTTTGCTGGAACAGGTTCCCGTCTTCGACGGGCTGAAGGAAGAAGGCGCCGTCCTCGTCAACACCGAACGGCCGGCGGCGGATTTTGCCGAACCGGGCCGCACGGCTTATACCGTGCCGGCCACCCGCATCTCTCTGGATTTGGGTTTGGGCAGCAAATCCCTGCCTATCGTCAACGCTGCCATGATCGGCGCTCTGGCGCGGATATTTGAAGTGAGCCTGGATGTCATCCAGGAAGCTATCCGGGAAAACGTACCCGCCAAACCCGAGGCCAATATGGAGGCTGCCGCCAAAGCGCTGCGGTCGGTCAATGGCGCCAACGGCCGCAACCAGTTCCTGATAGAATCGTTGCACGCTCTGCCGCAGAGGGCCAGCAAAAAAGTGGCGGATTTGAAATTTGACATCCCGCCCGAAATTGCCGGCCTGGAAACGCCCTCCTGGGCGGAGCCCTCGTCGAAGAACAAAACGGGAAACTGGCGGCTGGTTACGCCGTCTTACGGGGATCGGCCGGCGCCCTGCAACTCGAACTGCCCGGCAGGCACCGACGTGCGGGGCTTCGTCAGGCTCACCTCTGAAAAGCGGTACGAGGAAGCCTTCGAGCTGATCAACCAGTTTAACCCTTTCCCCTCTATCTGCGGCCGGGTGTGCCCCAATTTCTGCGAGCAGAACTGCAACCGCAACGAGCTAGACCGGGGCGTCAACATCGGAGCTATCGAGCGGTTTCTGGGCGACCAGGCATCCAAAGCCCGGGTAGAGCCGGCAGCGGTGCGCCACAAAGAGCGCATCGCCGTTATCGGTTCCGGCCCGGCTGGCCTGACGGCTGCCCTGAGGCTCTGCGAGAAGGGCTACGCCACCACCGTTTTTGAAGCGCTTTCCTATGCCGGCGGCATGATGCGCACCGGCATCCCGAGGTTCCGCCTGCCGGATGAAATATTGGCCCGGGAAATCCGGCGGATCGAGCAAAAAGGAGTGAAAATAAAGCTCAACAAAAAAGTGGCCGTTGAAGAACTGGCCAGCCGGTTCGATGCCGTCATAACGGCCACCGGCTCCCACATCGGCAGCCCGCTGCGCATCGAAGGCGAGGAGTTTGCCCGGGATGGCATCAACTTCCTGCGTGAATTCAAGCTCGACCACGATGCCGACGGCCTGCGCCAGGGCCAGGAGGTGGCCATCATCGGCGGCGGGAACACGGCGATCGACGTTGCCCGAACCGTACTCCGGCTGGGCGCAAAACCCACTGTTTACTACCGGCGGACCATCAGAGAGATGCCGGCCATCCCCCAGGAAGTGAAAGAGGCGTTGCTGGAAGGCGTTCATTTCGAGTTCCTTTCGGCTCCGATAGCCCTTGCTCCGGCAGGGCCGTCTAAAGTAGCCCTCACGCTTACCAGGATGGAAATGGGCGAGCCCGACGAATCCGGCCGGCGGCGCCCCATACCGGTCCCTGGTTCGGAGCGGACCATCCTGGCCGACCGCGTGATTAAGGCCATCGGGCAACGGGCCGACCTCTTCGCTTTGGGGCCGCAACCGGCAGAACCCAAACAGGGATACCTCGAGCTGGAAAGCGGCACCTCGGTTTTCTGCGCCGGCGATATGGCCTGGGGCGGCACCGTAGCCGAAGCCATTGGAAGCGGCAACAAAGTAGCCGAAGAAGTGCATGCCTACCTGAGGGGAGCGCCTTACCACGAGGAAGAAACCCTGCCGGAGATCGTCCTGCCCAAGGACATCAACTATGCCTACTATCTGCCCATGGCGAGGCATTACAACAAACTTCACCATCCCAAAACCCTTGCCGGCGACTTCAGCGAGGTGGCCAGGGGCATGGATGAAGAGGAAGTGGTTGCCGAAACAGCCCGCTGCCTCCACTGCGGCGAGTGCTTCAGTTGCGGCAACTGCTACAATTACTGCCCCGATGCCGCCATCCACATCGATGAAGAAGGCCGCTTGCGCATCGACTATGACTACTGCAAAGGATGCGGTATCTGCGTCCGGGAATGCCCCTGTTCAGCCATGCAGTTTCAATTAACAGAAGCAGTATTATGA
- the porA gene encoding pyruvate ferredoxin oxidoreductase, with translation MKKETSQNSITLEEPFLEGPKFPRHIQVVMKGNYAAAEAARLCRAGFIPAYPITPQTTIVERLSELVAEGKLDATYINMDSEHSVFAAAMGAAIGGERVFTATAGQGLFYAHEVLQAIAHFRLPMVVCNVGRPSIPWNIWSDQSDSLSQRDTGWIQFYGESSQEVLDTIIQAYVLSEKVQIPVLVVLDAFYQSHTSENVWIPDQNLVDRFLPPIQPGEMSIDLKRPKSFGGLLPPEHYNRMNYSYWQAMNKVEALAQEIAADFGAHFGRPYSNVEAVNIGPETRIVLVTLSSITSTARGVIRDYPEVGLLKLRLFKPFPKKAVLSALAPLSKDAVIAIVERNFLGDNEGAIMQEMKRALYGKDYRMYGFFAGAGGKDVPPETIEKILYRATHQPEEVNWVDVG, from the coding sequence ATGAAAAAGGAAACCAGCCAGAACAGCATAACTTTAGAAGAGCCTTTCCTGGAAGGCCCGAAATTTCCACGCCACATACAGGTGGTGATGAAGGGCAACTACGCCGCTGCCGAGGCCGCCCGCCTTTGCCGGGCGGGCTTCATTCCGGCCTACCCTATTACGCCACAGACCACCATTGTGGAACGGCTGTCGGAACTGGTGGCTGAAGGCAAGCTCGACGCCACCTACATCAATATGGACAGCGAACACTCCGTTTTTGCCGCAGCCATGGGCGCGGCTATCGGCGGCGAACGCGTTTTCACGGCAACGGCGGGCCAGGGCTTGTTCTACGCCCATGAAGTGTTGCAGGCCATCGCCCACTTCCGCCTGCCCATGGTGGTGTGCAACGTCGGCCGCCCTTCCATTCCCTGGAACATCTGGTCGGACCAATCCGACTCGCTTTCCCAGCGGGATACCGGGTGGATTCAATTCTACGGAGAGAGTTCTCAGGAGGTGCTGGATACCATCATACAGGCCTATGTGCTGTCCGAAAAAGTACAGATTCCGGTTTTGGTGGTGCTCGACGCATTCTACCAGAGCCATACCAGCGAGAATGTATGGATACCGGACCAGAACCTGGTCGACCGCTTCCTGCCGCCCATTCAACCCGGCGAGATGTCGATCGACCTGAAGCGGCCGAAATCCTTCGGGGGCCTGCTGCCGCCCGAACATTACAACCGCATGAACTACAGCTACTGGCAGGCGATGAACAAAGTGGAAGCCCTCGCCCAAGAGATCGCCGCCGATTTTGGCGCCCATTTCGGCCGCCCCTACAGCAATGTGGAGGCCGTGAACATCGGCCCCGAAACCAGGATCGTACTGGTGACGCTTTCCAGCATTACCTCCACCGCGCGGGGCGTTATCCGGGATTATCCGGAAGTGGGCCTGCTGAAGCTGCGGCTCTTCAAACCCTTCCCTAAGAAGGCTGTGCTGAGCGCGTTGGCGCCTCTCTCCAAAGACGCCGTCATTGCCATCGTAGAGCGCAATTTCCTGGGCGACAACGAAGGCGCCATCATGCAGGAAATGAAGCGCGCCCTGTACGGTAAAGATTACAGGATGTACGGTTTCTTCGCCGGCGCCGGCGGCAAGGACGTGCCCCCGGAAACCATAGAAAAAATCCTCTACCGCGCCACCCACCAGCCCGAAGAGGTAAACTGGGTAGATGTAGGCTGA
- a CDS encoding acetyl-CoA C-acyltransferase gives MHKVVFIDGCRTPFLRSGTDYADLMSYQLGAFAIKGLLTQTGLDPGLVDKVILGNVISNIKTPNVARESALAAGIPSTTPCHTVSQACISANRAIADGCLEIMAGQADIIIAGGVDHTSDTPIQFPRKMRKKLFNAQRLKTVGDNLKFLASLRPADFVPERPQVAEYTTNRVMGEDCDIMAARFQVSREEQDEFAVRSHRLAAKAFEEGHLPEEIVEVSLPPKFRPIQRDNGVRGDSTVEKVSRLRPAFDKKFGTLTAANSSFLTDGAAAVLIMSEEKAKALGFTPKAEVVDFVFTGQRLEDELLLGPAYAVSKLLKRQKIELKGIDVIEFHEAFAGQILSNLKALASDEFARQNLDRDEAVGEIDMDKFNLWGGSLSIGHPFGATGARIMTTTVNRLQKEGGKYGLLAACAAGAHGHAMLLKGLLDG, from the coding sequence ATGCACAAAGTAGTTTTTATCGACGGTTGCCGCACGCCTTTCCTTCGTTCTGGTACAGACTATGCGGATTTGATGTCCTATCAGCTGGGCGCTTTTGCCATCAAAGGCCTGCTCACCCAAACCGGCCTCGATCCGGGGCTGGTGGATAAGGTGATATTGGGCAATGTAATCTCGAACATCAAAACGCCTAATGTCGCCCGGGAATCAGCGTTAGCTGCCGGCATTCCGAGCACCACGCCTTGCCATACCGTCTCGCAGGCCTGCATTTCCGCCAACCGGGCCATTGCCGACGGATGCCTGGAGATCATGGCCGGGCAGGCGGACATCATCATCGCCGGCGGGGTGGACCATACTTCGGATACGCCCATACAGTTTCCGCGGAAGATGCGCAAAAAGCTGTTCAATGCCCAGCGGCTCAAAACGGTGGGGGACAACCTGAAATTCCTCGCCTCCCTGCGTCCTGCCGACTTCGTGCCGGAGCGCCCGCAGGTAGCCGAATACACTACCAACCGGGTGATGGGGGAAGATTGCGACATCATGGCGGCGCGCTTCCAGGTAAGCCGGGAAGAGCAGGACGAATTTGCGGTGCGCTCCCATCGGCTGGCTGCCAAAGCGTTTGAAGAAGGCCACCTGCCCGAAGAGATCGTGGAGGTGAGCCTGCCGCCAAAGTTCCGGCCCATTCAACGAGACAACGGCGTGCGGGGCGATAGCACGGTAGAAAAAGTGAGCAGGCTCCGGCCCGCTTTCGACAAAAAATTCGGCACCCTGACGGCAGCCAATTCTTCCTTCCTGACCGACGGGGCGGCCGCCGTCCTGATCATGTCGGAGGAAAAGGCCAAAGCGCTGGGCTTTACGCCAAAGGCAGAAGTGGTAGACTTTGTTTTCACCGGCCAGCGCCTGGAGGACGAGCTGCTGCTGGGGCCCGCCTACGCAGTGTCGAAGTTGCTGAAACGGCAGAAGATCGAACTGAAAGGCATTGATGTGATCGAGTTTCATGAAGCTTTTGCCGGGCAGATACTTTCCAACCTGAAGGCCCTGGCTTCGGATGAATTCGCCCGGCAGAACCTGGACAGGGATGAGGCCGTGGGAGAAATAGACATGGATAAGTTCAACCTCTGGGGCGGCTCCCTGTCCATCGGCCACCCTTTCGGCGCCACCGGCGCCCGCATCATGACGACTACGGTCAACCGGCTACAGAAGGAAGGGGGTAAATATGGGTTGCTGGCGGCTTGTGCTGCCGGCGCGCACGGGCATGCGATGTTGTTGAAGGGATTGTTGGATGGCTGA
- a CDS encoding enoyl-CoA hydratase/isomerase family protein, which yields MQLEAFITIEKQGGIATIWLDNKREKMNVVSPAVIELFDALMDKIESDPEIQAAVFISRKPDFMAGADIKAFAIEKEGDFRPYQEQGHRALDRIERCKKPFVSAVHGTAYGLGTELSLACHARIASKSPRTKFALPEVKLGLLPGGGGTQRLPRLIGIQKALDMMLTGKNIFAYRAKKIGLVDELTEEGKLHQAAVMMARRLLKKPIDRSSKLSLAEKLLEGNPIGRKILFGQARKMAYKRSQGNYPAIPAIIDCVETGIERGMEAGYEKELELFEKLMLTPESAALRALFFAMADNKKNPYSEDPKQLETLGMIGAGFMGAGIAEVSVTKGIQVLLKDIKQEVVSQAQQQIWQSLQKKVKQKSITKVEAEAQMGNLHGQLDYDNFEQADIVIEAVLEKMSLKQQIIQDVEKHCRPGVVIASNTSSLSLTEMAQHARRPETVIGMHYFSPVPKMPLLEIVKTGKTAEWVIAACYDFGIRQGKTCIVVQDGPSFYVNRILSPYTNECLLMADEGIALEAIDQAFSKKGFPVGPITLLDQVGLDIAAHVTDTSRKIVAGRPGFEICEAVVNMFEAGRLGKKNKKGFYNYNDKGRRQGIDPTAYQFFQGDGKKTLPVEEIQNRGLMLMLNEAVLCLEEGIIATPGDGDLGAVFGIGFPPFAGGPFRAMDTWGMKHIVNTMRELQGKYGPRFAPAAMLERMAEKGEGFYS from the coding sequence ATGCAACTCGAAGCATTCATCACCATAGAAAAGCAAGGCGGCATCGCCACCATCTGGCTCGACAACAAGCGGGAGAAGATGAACGTGGTTTCTCCTGCCGTCATCGAACTGTTTGATGCCCTGATGGACAAGATCGAGTCGGACCCGGAAATACAGGCGGCTGTATTCATCAGCCGGAAACCAGACTTTATGGCCGGGGCGGACATCAAGGCCTTCGCCATTGAAAAGGAGGGCGATTTCCGCCCCTACCAGGAGCAGGGCCACCGGGCGCTGGACCGGATCGAACGGTGCAAAAAGCCATTCGTATCGGCCGTTCACGGCACTGCCTACGGGTTGGGCACCGAGTTATCGCTGGCCTGCCATGCCCGCATCGCCTCCAAATCGCCGCGCACCAAATTCGCCCTTCCGGAAGTGAAGCTGGGGCTCTTGCCCGGCGGCGGCGGCACCCAGCGCCTGCCCCGCCTCATCGGCATCCAGAAGGCCCTGGATATGATGCTGACCGGGAAGAACATCTTCGCCTACCGCGCTAAAAAGATAGGGCTGGTGGACGAGCTGACCGAAGAAGGCAAGCTGCACCAGGCGGCGGTCATGATGGCCCGTCGGCTGCTGAAAAAACCGATTGATCGTTCATCAAAATTATCGCTGGCCGAAAAGCTGCTGGAGGGCAACCCCATTGGGAGGAAAATCCTTTTCGGCCAGGCCCGGAAAATGGCCTACAAGCGCTCCCAGGGCAACTACCCGGCCATTCCGGCCATTATCGACTGTGTGGAAACGGGTATAGAAAGGGGCATGGAGGCTGGCTACGAGAAAGAACTGGAACTGTTCGAAAAACTCATGCTCACCCCAGAGAGCGCCGCCCTGCGCGCGCTGTTCTTCGCCATGGCCGACAATAAGAAAAACCCCTACAGCGAGGACCCCAAACAACTGGAAACGCTGGGCATGATCGGCGCCGGGTTTATGGGTGCCGGCATTGCCGAAGTGAGCGTCACAAAAGGCATACAGGTATTGCTGAAGGACATCAAACAGGAAGTCGTCAGCCAGGCACAGCAACAAATCTGGCAAAGCCTGCAGAAGAAGGTAAAACAAAAATCGATCACCAAGGTGGAGGCCGAGGCCCAAATGGGCAACCTGCATGGGCAACTGGACTACGACAATTTCGAGCAGGCCGACATCGTGATCGAAGCAGTGCTGGAAAAAATGAGCCTGAAGCAGCAGATCATCCAGGATGTAGAAAAGCATTGCCGGCCAGGCGTCGTCATCGCGTCCAATACTTCTTCCCTCTCCCTCACCGAAATGGCGCAGCACGCCCGGCGGCCGGAAACAGTGATCGGCATGCACTACTTCTCTCCCGTGCCCAAAATGCCCCTTCTGGAGATCGTAAAGACCGGCAAGACCGCAGAGTGGGTGATCGCCGCCTGTTACGATTTTGGCATCCGGCAGGGCAAAACCTGCATCGTCGTGCAGGACGGCCCCAGCTTTTACGTCAACCGCATCCTCAGCCCCTACACCAACGAGTGCCTGCTGATGGCCGACGAAGGCATCGCCCTGGAGGCCATCGACCAGGCCTTCTCGAAAAAAGGCTTCCCCGTCGGCCCCATCACCCTGCTCGACCAGGTTGGCCTCGACATTGCCGCCCATGTGACGGACACCTCCCGCAAAATCGTGGCGGGCAGGCCCGGCTTCGAAATCTGCGAAGCGGTGGTCAATATGTTTGAAGCCGGCCGCCTGGGCAAGAAAAACAAGAAGGGGTTCTACAACTACAACGATAAAGGCCGGCGGCAGGGCATCGATCCTACGGCCTATCAATTCTTTCAGGGCGATGGAAAGAAAACGCTGCCTGTGGAAGAGATTCAGAACCGCGGCCTCATGCTGATGCTGAACGAGGCCGTGCTCTGCCTGGAAGAGGGCATCATCGCCACCCCCGGAGATGGCGACCTGGGCGCCGTTTTCGGCATCGGTTTCCCGCCCTTCGCCGGCGGCCCCTTCCGGGCGATGGATACTTGGGGAATGAAGCATATAGTAAACACCATGCGGGAACTCCAGGGCAAATACGGGCCGCGTTTTGCGCCGGCAGCTATGCTGGAGCGGATGGCGGAGAAGGGGGAGGGGTTTTATTCTTAA
- a CDS encoding DUF1080 domain-containing protein — MKFNNLLVSVILASFLFSCSTSRKANTVQEEWLPLFNGKNLDGWIPKIRGYAAGENYANTFRVEDGILKVSYQDYSGDFDSRFGHLFYEQPFSYYRLRATYRFVGEQAAGGAGWARRNSGLMIHGQSAASMGLDQDFPISIEAQLLGGTGEGDRPTANLCTPGTHVEMDGKLFTDHCINSSSKTYDGDQWVTVELLVLGDSLIQHYVEGDTVLTYSKPQIGGGAVDGFDPAVKLDGMPLAGGTISLQSESHPVEFRVVELLNLEGCMDPKARNYKAYYVKHDGGRCKY, encoded by the coding sequence ATGAAATTCAACAACCTTCTCGTTTCCGTTATACTCGCCAGCTTTCTTTTTTCGTGCAGCACTTCCCGCAAAGCAAACACTGTTCAGGAAGAATGGCTGCCCCTTTTCAACGGCAAGAACCTCGACGGATGGATACCCAAAATAAGAGGCTATGCCGCCGGCGAAAACTACGCCAATACCTTCCGGGTGGAGGATGGCATTCTGAAAGTTTCCTACCAGGATTATTCCGGCGATTTCGACAGCCGCTTCGGGCACCTTTTTTACGAGCAGCCATTTTCTTATTACCGCCTGCGGGCCACCTATCGCTTTGTGGGCGAACAGGCGGCAGGCGGAGCAGGCTGGGCCCGGCGCAACAGCGGCCTGATGATCCACGGGCAATCAGCAGCGTCGATGGGGCTGGATCAGGACTTTCCCATTTCTATAGAAGCCCAACTGCTGGGCGGCACGGGAGAAGGCGACCGGCCGACGGCCAACCTCTGCACGCCGGGCACGCATGTGGAAATGGACGGAAAACTATTTACCGATCATTGCATCAATTCGTCTTCCAAAACTTACGACGGGGATCAATGGGTAACGGTAGAACTGCTGGTGCTTGGCGACTCGCTCATCCAGCATTATGTGGAGGGGGACACGGTGCTCACCTATTCAAAACCGCAGATCGGCGGCGGCGCGGTGGATGGTTTTGACCCTGCTGTGAAACTGGACGGCATGCCGCTCGCCGGCGGAACGATCTCCTTACAAAGCGAGAGCCACCCGGTGGAGTTCCGGGTTGTGGAACTGCTCAACCTGGAGGGGTGTATGGACCCGAAGGCCAGGAATTATAAGGCGTATTATGTGAAGCACGATGGGGGGAGGTGTAAGTACTAA
- a CDS encoding 2,3,4,5-tetrahydropyridine-2,6-dicarboxylate N-succinyltransferase, with protein MNLQLIIEEAWEDRSKLTSKPVQEAVHHVMELLDQGKLRVAEPTEEGDWKVNEWVKKAVVLYFPLQQMKTIEVGPFEFHDKIPLKKGYAELGVRVVPHAIARFGAYLEKGVIMMPSYVNLGAWVGSGTMVDTWATVGSCAQIGRNVHLSGGVGIGGVLEPPQAAPTIIEDDCFIGSRCIVVEGVRVEKEAVLGANVVLTQSTRIIDVTGPKPVTHRGRVPARSVVIPGTCPKQFPAGTYQVACALIIGQRQASTNKKVSLNEALREYSVAV; from the coding sequence ATGAACCTCCAACTGATTATAGAAGAAGCCTGGGAAGACCGCAGCAAGCTGACCAGCAAACCCGTCCAGGAAGCCGTCCATCACGTGATGGAACTGCTCGACCAGGGAAAACTTCGCGTAGCGGAGCCTACCGAAGAGGGCGACTGGAAAGTCAACGAGTGGGTCAAGAAAGCCGTGGTGCTCTACTTCCCGCTACAGCAAATGAAAACCATTGAAGTGGGCCCTTTTGAGTTTCACGATAAAATACCGTTGAAGAAAGGCTACGCCGAACTGGGCGTCCGCGTGGTGCCCCACGCCATTGCCCGTTTTGGCGCTTACCTGGAAAAGGGCGTCATCATGATGCCCAGCTACGTCAACCTGGGCGCCTGGGTGGGCAGCGGCACCATGGTCGATACGTGGGCGACCGTCGGCTCGTGCGCTCAGATCGGCCGCAACGTGCACCTCAGCGGCGGGGTGGGCATCGGCGGGGTATTGGAGCCGCCTCAGGCCGCCCCTACCATCATCGAAGACGATTGCTTCATCGGCTCCCGCTGTATTGTCGTCGAGGGCGTCCGGGTGGAGAAAGAGGCCGTGCTGGGCGCCAACGTCGTGCTTACCCAGTCTACCCGCATCATCGATGTGACCGGGCCGAAGCCCGTTACGCACAGAGGCCGGGTGCCGGCGCGCTCGGTAGTCATCCCCGGCACCTGCCCCAAGCAGTTTCCTGCCGGAACCTACCAGGTGGCCTGCGCGTTGATCATCGGGCAGCGCCAGGCGAGCACCAACAAAAAGGTATCGCTGAATGAGGCGTTGAGGGAATATAGTGTGGCGGTGTAA
- a CDS encoding nucleoid-associated protein: MSEILIHHLIIHELEKEPEHNEARLFLAEATTPLDSRADLLVEKLNHTFLQKEDILHGYLSPPGDALFPGYFQHLVEEGLTEEAFIAFSRDTMDALQQNLQGIVGAKGGYLVYALYELDNTRMLGVFLVRDTEGLAFRKEGEDASAFLLDTVTYLNTEKLAMACRIHINRFEEGQGRYVELIKYARSQKEISEYFLNWIGLERPESSKTLTQSFLQMVEELPMPVDEATGEAMEEGRFREKVLHFAMQSPQKTINLEHFGQELYGDPEATKPFLQDKEVGLDNEFRFDRNTMKQFYNYKANAEGIYLYFNRNHLNHEQVRVEGDTVIIQSPELAEQILDIFGDKP, encoded by the coding sequence ATGAGCGAAATCCTCATCCACCACCTCATCATCCACGAACTGGAGAAAGAACCCGAACACAACGAAGCCCGCCTGTTTTTGGCGGAGGCTACTACCCCGTTGGACAGCCGCGCCGACCTGCTGGTGGAAAAGCTCAACCACACCTTCCTGCAGAAAGAAGACATCCTGCACGGCTACCTCAGCCCTCCCGGCGACGCCCTCTTCCCCGGCTATTTCCAGCACCTGGTGGAGGAAGGGCTTACCGAAGAAGCATTCATAGCTTTCAGCCGCGACACCATGGACGCCCTTCAGCAAAACCTGCAGGGCATCGTCGGCGCCAAAGGAGGCTATCTGGTTTATGCGCTCTACGAGTTGGACAATACCCGGATGCTGGGCGTCTTCCTGGTGCGCGACACCGAGGGCCTCGCCTTTCGCAAGGAGGGAGAAGATGCTTCTGCCTTCCTGCTCGACACCGTCACCTACCTCAATACCGAAAAGCTGGCCATGGCCTGCCGCATCCACATCAACCGCTTCGAGGAAGGGCAGGGGCGCTACGTCGAACTCATCAAATACGCCCGCAGCCAAAAGGAAATCTCGGAGTACTTCCTCAACTGGATCGGCCTGGAACGCCCCGAGAGCAGCAAAACGCTGACCCAAAGCTTCCTGCAAATGGTGGAAGAGCTGCCCATGCCGGTCGACGAGGCCACCGGAGAGGCCATGGAAGAGGGCCGTTTCCGCGAAAAAGTGCTCCACTTCGCCATGCAGAGCCCGCAAAAGACCATCAACCTGGAGCACTTCGGCCAGGAGCTCTACGGCGACCCGGAAGCCACCAAGCCTTTCCTGCAGGACAAAGAGGTGGGGCTCGACAATGAGTTCCGCTTCGACCGCAATACCATGAAGCAGTTTTACAACTATAAAGCCAACGCCGAGGGCATCTACCTCTACTTCAACCGCAACCACCTCAACCATGAGCAGGTGCGTGTGGAGGGGGATACGGTTATCATCCAATCACCGGAGTTGGCGGAGCAGATTTTGGATATTTTTGGGGACAAGCCTTAG
- a CDS encoding pyruvate synthase subunit beta, protein MKPALEFLIKDEKVYSGALSCRGCGWSLLVRHLASILGEDTVYVAPASCFSIISGPFPLRELKANLVHTVFAAAPATATGVRAALDRQGKEDTTVAILAGDGGTFDIGLQALSGAAARNENILYIVNNNGAYMNTGIQSSTATPYGAVTTTNPGSGFKRAWPKDLMGIIAAHNLPYAATASLAFLEDLREKVEKAKNTRGFRLLMIDGPCPPGHKTDPAESIHIGRLAVETRLFPLFELERQHYTINYRPEQNIPVEECLKYQGRFRQLFKPENRHLIEEVQAHTDRYWMRLEMLAGM, encoded by the coding sequence ATGAAACCAGCACTCGAATTCCTGATAAAAGACGAAAAGGTGTATTCCGGCGCGCTCAGTTGCCGCGGTTGTGGCTGGTCGCTGCTCGTGCGCCACCTCGCCAGCATCCTCGGGGAAGATACCGTCTACGTAGCGCCGGCCTCCTGCTTTTCCATCATCTCCGGCCCCTTCCCGCTCCGGGAACTGAAGGCCAACCTGGTGCACACCGTCTTCGCCGCAGCGCCCGCCACAGCTACCGGCGTACGGGCCGCCCTCGACCGGCAGGGCAAGGAAGATACCACCGTCGCTATCCTCGCCGGAGACGGCGGCACGTTCGACATCGGCCTGCAGGCCCTCTCCGGCGCCGCTGCCCGCAATGAGAACATCCTCTACATCGTCAACAACAACGGCGCCTACATGAATACCGGCATACAGTCGAGCACCGCCACCCCCTACGGCGCCGTGACGACCACCAATCCCGGCAGCGGCTTCAAGCGCGCCTGGCCCAAAGACCTGATGGGCATCATCGCAGCGCACAACCTGCCCTACGCCGCCACCGCCTCCCTGGCCTTCCTGGAAGACCTGCGGGAAAAGGTTGAAAAAGCGAAGAATACCCGGGGCTTCCGCCTGCTGATGATCGACGGCCCCTGCCCTCCGGGCCACAAGACGGACCCGGCGGAGTCGATCCACATCGGGCGGCTGGCCGTGGAAACGCGCCTCTTCCCGCTCTTTGAGTTGGAGCGCCAGCACTATACCATCAACTACCGCCCTGAGCAGAACATCCCTGTGGAGGAGTGCCTGAAATACCAGGGGCGCTTCCGGCAGTTGTTCAAACCCGAGAACCGGCATCTGATCGAGGAAGTGCAGGCGCATACCGATCGGTACTGGATGCGGCTGGAAATGCTGGCGGGGATGTGA